In a genomic window of Parambassis ranga chromosome 24, fParRan2.1, whole genome shotgun sequence:
- the ankrd6b gene encoding ankyrin repeat domain-containing protein 6b isoform X2 encodes MASSGLEWDPLDCPLVGVPSGCKTLLPTDSDNPDLWRCQLHSLWSVSSATGGSPSSRPGRREEEEEEEEEEEGRGQWKRAGKEPGRSGRVKEGEQTALHRAAVVGNSDVIGALIQEGCALDRQDKDGNTALHEVSWHGFSQSVKLLVKAGANVHAKNKAGNTALHLACQNGHAQSAKVLLLGGSRPDSKNHAGDTSLHVAARYNHVSMIRILLGAFCSVSEKNLAGDTPLHVAAALNHKKTVRLLLEAGADCRICNTAGQTALDQAREHNNPDVALLLTKAPQVQSFVRGRSARKRRDKLKAEGRAQSVPRDEMLPCKESASAADDTQSSERAACRQAEVTESNTRRGKNRKQKEKPSLSDPLRRRETRHAEGFHKKKGKLRGAAPLASIPPHNYKAYQLYTLYRSKDGKIMQAPLNGCRCEPLISKLENQLEATKEEMKTEIHTVQDLMNSKMGQLDRKNKHQIRALDKMTVERVSAERSECLQRIEQRAQQERLEAEKRQASLVSELKNWCLSKLQNMEVRFTGDPSSTKLQRSSSVAEGLNQTDGAGLTALPAEHGGSSQCLELHDSPALPETTQLESSVAEGGSANHYFVVHVESSPDCDKAHNAEVTSPAAAKSPLSSTAPVVRPKERPVISADPQRKDLDLQVVNTLEYGATGGRSHRASSLSPAIGRRCNSRTESWIRDKERGRERGKYQKKNSRGRTKSKGATGVRTLEVFGDQPSEPSFAQERDNMHALEVTQYFFETVSTQMERWYERKVQEARWQADQRAQADRAALIERISYLEDELRMLRTNRHDDC; translated from the exons ATGGCCTCCAGTGGCCTTGAATGGGACCCTCTGGACTGCCCACTTGTGGGTGTACCCTCAGGATGCAAGACCCTATTACCCACAGATAGTGATAACCCAGATCTCTGGCGCTGCCAACTTCACTCTCTGTGGTCAGTGAGCTCTGCAACAGGCGGCAGTCCATCCTCCAGGCCTGGGAggcgagaggaggaggaggaggaggaggaggaggaggaggggagaggacagTGGAAGAGGGCTGGGAAAGAGCCTGGAAGATCAGGGAGAGTGAAGGAG GGGGAGCAGACGGCGTTACATCGCGCCGCCGTGGTGGGAAACAGCGACGTTATCGGCGCTCTCATCCAGGAGGGGTGCGCACTGGATAGACAGGACAAG GATGGCAACACTGCTCTCCATGAGGTGTCCTGGCACGGCTTCAGTCAGTCCGTCAAACTGCTGGTGAAGGCTGGAGCCAACGTTCACGCCAAAAACAAG GCAGGAAACACGGCGCTCCACCTGGCGTGTCAGAACGGTCATGCTCAGAGCGCCAAGGTTCTGCTCCTGGGAGGCTCCAGACCAGACAGTAAGAACCAT gCAGGAGATACAAGTTTGCACGTGGCAGCTCGCTACAACCACGTGTCGATGATCCGCATCCTGCTGGGAGCCTTTTGCTCCGTGTCAGAGAAAAACCTG GCTGGGGACACGCCGCTCCACGTGGCAGCTGCTCTGAATCATAAGAAGACAGTacgcctgctgctggaggctggaGCAGACTGTCGCATCTGTAACACT GCAGGGCAAACTGCTTTGGACCAGGCCAGAGAGCACAACAACCCAGATGTGGCTCTTCTCCTGACCAAAGCTCCACAG gtgcAGAGTTTTGTGCGTGGCAGGAGTgccaggaagaggagagacaagCTGAAGGCAGAGGGTAGAGCCCAGTCTGTGCCTCGAGATGAGATGTTACCCTGTAAG GAAAGTGCATCTGCAGCAGACGACACCCAGAGCAGCGAGCgagctgcctgcagacaggcCGAGGTGACCGAGTCAAACACCAGGAGGGGAaagaacaggaagcagaaagaaaag CCCTCTTTGTCAGACCCTCTCCGCCGCAGAGAGACCAGACACGCTGAAGGCTTCCACAAGAAGAAAGGTAAACTGCGGGGAGCCGCACCTCTCGCCTCCATCCCTCCACACAACTATAAGGCCTACCAGCTCTACACACTGTACCGGAGCAAGGATGGCAAGATCATGCAG GCTCCTCTGAACGGCTGCCGCTGTGAACCTCTCATCAGTAAACTGGAAAACCAGCTGGAGGCCACCAAGGAGGAGATGAAGACTGAGATCCACACCGTCCAAGACCTGATGAACAGCAAGATGGGCCAGCTGGACCGCAAGAACAAACACCAG ATCCGGGCTCTGGATAAGATGACGGTGGAGAGAGtgtcagcagagaggagcgaGTGTCTGCAGAGGATCGAGCAGCGCGCCCAGCAGGAGCGGCTGGAGGCAGAGAAGAGACAG GCGTCCCTGGTCAGTGAGCTGAAGAACTGGTGTCTGTCCAAACTGCAAAACATGGAGGTCCGCTTCACAGGAGACCCCAGCAGCACCAAGCTGCAgcgctcctcctctgtggccgAGGGGCTGAACCAAACCGACGGAGCCGGCCTCACGGCGCTGCCGGCCGAGCACGGGGGCAGCTCACAGTGCCTGGAGCTCCATGACAGCCCTGCCCTCCCAGAGACCACGCAGCTGGAGTCCAGCGTGGCAGAGGGCGGATCAGCCAACCACTACTTCGTGGTTCATGTGGAGAGCTCTCCAG ATTGTGATAAGGCTCATAATGCAGAGGTCACctctcctgcagcagccaaGAGCCCGCTGTCATCTACAGCCCCAGTGGTTCGACCAAAGGAGCGCCCGGTGATCTCTGCTGACCCCCAGAGGAAGGACCTGGACCTGCAGGTTGTGAACACACTGGAGTATGGAGCGACCGGGGGAAGGAGCCACAGAGCCAGCAGCCTGTCGCCGGCCATAGGGCGCCGCTGCAACAGCAGGACTGAATCATGGATCAGGGACAAGGAGAGAGGCCGTGAAAGAGGGAAGTATCAAAAGAAAAACTCTAGGGGCAGGACTAAGTCTAAAGGGGCCACAGGGGTCAGGACTCTGGAGGTCTTTGGAGACCAACCCAGTGAGCCCTCCTTTGCTCAAGAGAGGGACAACATGCACGCCCTGGAGGTGACCCAGTACTTCTTTGAGACAGTGTCGACACAGATGGAGCGCTGGTATGAAAGGAAGGTGCAGGAGGCTCGCTGGCAGGCCGATCAGAGAGCTCAGGCCGACAGAGCCGCTCTGATCGAGAGGATCAGCTACCTGGAGGACGAGCTGCGCATGCTGAGGACTAACAGACATGATGATTGCTAA
- the ankrd6b gene encoding ankyrin repeat domain-containing protein 6b isoform X5 translates to MASSGLEWDPLDCPLVGVPSGCKTLLPTDSDNPDLWRCQLHSLWSVSSATGGSPSSRPGRREEEEEEEEEEEGRGQWKRAGKEPGRSGRVKEGEQTALHRAAVVGNSDVIGALIQEGCALDRQDKDGNTALHEVSWHGFSQSVKLLVKAGANVHAKNKAGNTALHLACQNGHAQSAKVLLLGGSRPDSKNHAGDTSLHVAARYNHVSMIRILLGAFCSVSEKNLAGDTPLHVAAALNHKKTVRLLLEAGADCRICNTAGQTALDQAREHNNPDVALLLTKAPQVQSFVRGRSARKRRDKLKAEGRAQSVPRDEMLPCKESASAADDTQSSERAACRQAEVTESNTRRGKNRKQKEKPSLSDPLRRRETRHAEGFHKKKGKLRGAAPLASIPPHNYKAYQLYTLYRSKDGKIMQAPLNGCRCEPLISKLENQLEATKEEMKTEIHTVQDLMNSKMGQLDRKNKHQIRALDKMTVERVSAERSECLQRIEQRAQQERLEAEKRQQASLVSELKNWCLSKLQNMEVRFTGDPSSTKLQRSSSVAEGLNQTDGAGLTALPAEHGGSSQCLELHDSPALPETTQLESSVAEGGSANHYFVVHVESSPAKSPLSSTAPVVRPKERPVISADPQRKDLDLQVVNTLEYGATGGRSHRASSLSPAIGRRCNSRTESWIRDKERGRERGKYQKKNSRGRTKSKGATGVRTLEVFGDQPSEPSFAQERDNMHALEVTQYFFETVSTQMERWYERKVQEARWQADQRAQADRAALIERISYLEDELRMLRTNRHDDC, encoded by the exons ATGGCCTCCAGTGGCCTTGAATGGGACCCTCTGGACTGCCCACTTGTGGGTGTACCCTCAGGATGCAAGACCCTATTACCCACAGATAGTGATAACCCAGATCTCTGGCGCTGCCAACTTCACTCTCTGTGGTCAGTGAGCTCTGCAACAGGCGGCAGTCCATCCTCCAGGCCTGGGAggcgagaggaggaggaggaggaggaggaggaggaggaggggagaggacagTGGAAGAGGGCTGGGAAAGAGCCTGGAAGATCAGGGAGAGTGAAGGAG GGGGAGCAGACGGCGTTACATCGCGCCGCCGTGGTGGGAAACAGCGACGTTATCGGCGCTCTCATCCAGGAGGGGTGCGCACTGGATAGACAGGACAAG GATGGCAACACTGCTCTCCATGAGGTGTCCTGGCACGGCTTCAGTCAGTCCGTCAAACTGCTGGTGAAGGCTGGAGCCAACGTTCACGCCAAAAACAAG GCAGGAAACACGGCGCTCCACCTGGCGTGTCAGAACGGTCATGCTCAGAGCGCCAAGGTTCTGCTCCTGGGAGGCTCCAGACCAGACAGTAAGAACCAT gCAGGAGATACAAGTTTGCACGTGGCAGCTCGCTACAACCACGTGTCGATGATCCGCATCCTGCTGGGAGCCTTTTGCTCCGTGTCAGAGAAAAACCTG GCTGGGGACACGCCGCTCCACGTGGCAGCTGCTCTGAATCATAAGAAGACAGTacgcctgctgctggaggctggaGCAGACTGTCGCATCTGTAACACT GCAGGGCAAACTGCTTTGGACCAGGCCAGAGAGCACAACAACCCAGATGTGGCTCTTCTCCTGACCAAAGCTCCACAG gtgcAGAGTTTTGTGCGTGGCAGGAGTgccaggaagaggagagacaagCTGAAGGCAGAGGGTAGAGCCCAGTCTGTGCCTCGAGATGAGATGTTACCCTGTAAG GAAAGTGCATCTGCAGCAGACGACACCCAGAGCAGCGAGCgagctgcctgcagacaggcCGAGGTGACCGAGTCAAACACCAGGAGGGGAaagaacaggaagcagaaagaaaag CCCTCTTTGTCAGACCCTCTCCGCCGCAGAGAGACCAGACACGCTGAAGGCTTCCACAAGAAGAAAGGTAAACTGCGGGGAGCCGCACCTCTCGCCTCCATCCCTCCACACAACTATAAGGCCTACCAGCTCTACACACTGTACCGGAGCAAGGATGGCAAGATCATGCAG GCTCCTCTGAACGGCTGCCGCTGTGAACCTCTCATCAGTAAACTGGAAAACCAGCTGGAGGCCACCAAGGAGGAGATGAAGACTGAGATCCACACCGTCCAAGACCTGATGAACAGCAAGATGGGCCAGCTGGACCGCAAGAACAAACACCAG ATCCGGGCTCTGGATAAGATGACGGTGGAGAGAGtgtcagcagagaggagcgaGTGTCTGCAGAGGATCGAGCAGCGCGCCCAGCAGGAGCGGCTGGAGGCAGAGAAGAGACAG CAGGCGTCCCTGGTCAGTGAGCTGAAGAACTGGTGTCTGTCCAAACTGCAAAACATGGAGGTCCGCTTCACAGGAGACCCCAGCAGCACCAAGCTGCAgcgctcctcctctgtggccgAGGGGCTGAACCAAACCGACGGAGCCGGCCTCACGGCGCTGCCGGCCGAGCACGGGGGCAGCTCACAGTGCCTGGAGCTCCATGACAGCCCTGCCCTCCCAGAGACCACGCAGCTGGAGTCCAGCGTGGCAGAGGGCGGATCAGCCAACCACTACTTCGTGGTTCATGTGGAGAGCTCTCCAG ccaaGAGCCCGCTGTCATCTACAGCCCCAGTGGTTCGACCAAAGGAGCGCCCGGTGATCTCTGCTGACCCCCAGAGGAAGGACCTGGACCTGCAGGTTGTGAACACACTGGAGTATGGAGCGACCGGGGGAAGGAGCCACAGAGCCAGCAGCCTGTCGCCGGCCATAGGGCGCCGCTGCAACAGCAGGACTGAATCATGGATCAGGGACAAGGAGAGAGGCCGTGAAAGAGGGAAGTATCAAAAGAAAAACTCTAGGGGCAGGACTAAGTCTAAAGGGGCCACAGGGGTCAGGACTCTGGAGGTCTTTGGAGACCAACCCAGTGAGCCCTCCTTTGCTCAAGAGAGGGACAACATGCACGCCCTGGAGGTGACCCAGTACTTCTTTGAGACAGTGTCGACACAGATGGAGCGCTGGTATGAAAGGAAGGTGCAGGAGGCTCGCTGGCAGGCCGATCAGAGAGCTCAGGCCGACAGAGCCGCTCTGATCGAGAGGATCAGCTACCTGGAGGACGAGCTGCGCATGCTGAGGACTAACAGACATGATGATTGCTAA
- the ankrd6b gene encoding ankyrin repeat domain-containing protein 6b isoform X3 → MASSGLEWDPLDCPLVGVPSGCKTLLPTDSDNPDLWRCQLHSLWSVSSATGGSPSSRPGRREEEEEEEEEEEGRGQWKRAGKEPGRSGRVKEGEQTALHRAAVVGNSDVIGALIQEGCALDRQDKDGNTALHEVSWHGFSQSVKLLVKAGANVHAKNKAGNTALHLACQNGHAQSAKVLLLGGSRPDSKNHAGDTSLHVAARYNHVSMIRILLGAFCSVSEKNLAGDTPLHVAAALNHKKTVRLLLEAGADCRICNTAGQTALDQAREHNNPDVALLLTKAPQVQSFVRGRSARKRRDKLKAEGRAQSVPRDEMLPCKESASAADDTQSSERAACRQAEVTESNTRRGKNRKQKEKPSLSDPLRRRETRHAEGFHKKKGKLRGAAPLASIPPHNYKAYQLYTLYRSKDGKIMQAPLNGCRCEPLISKLENQLEATKEEMKTEIHTVQDLMNSKMGQLDRKNKHQIRALDKMTVERVSAERSECLQRIEQRAQQERLEAEKRQQASLVSELKNWCLSKLQNMEVRFTGDPSSTKLQRSSSVAEGLNQTDGAGLTALPAEHGGSSQCLELHDSPALPETTQLESSVAEGGSANHYFVVHVESSPAAKSPLSSTAPVVRPKERPVISADPQRKDLDLQVVNTLEYGATGGRSHRASSLSPAIGRRCNSRTESWIRDKERGRERGKYQKKNSRGRTKSKGATGVRTLEVFGDQPSEPSFAQERDNMHALEVTQYFFETVSTQMERWYERKVQEARWQADQRAQADRAALIERISYLEDELRMLRTNRHDDC, encoded by the exons ATGGCCTCCAGTGGCCTTGAATGGGACCCTCTGGACTGCCCACTTGTGGGTGTACCCTCAGGATGCAAGACCCTATTACCCACAGATAGTGATAACCCAGATCTCTGGCGCTGCCAACTTCACTCTCTGTGGTCAGTGAGCTCTGCAACAGGCGGCAGTCCATCCTCCAGGCCTGGGAggcgagaggaggaggaggaggaggaggaggaggaggaggggagaggacagTGGAAGAGGGCTGGGAAAGAGCCTGGAAGATCAGGGAGAGTGAAGGAG GGGGAGCAGACGGCGTTACATCGCGCCGCCGTGGTGGGAAACAGCGACGTTATCGGCGCTCTCATCCAGGAGGGGTGCGCACTGGATAGACAGGACAAG GATGGCAACACTGCTCTCCATGAGGTGTCCTGGCACGGCTTCAGTCAGTCCGTCAAACTGCTGGTGAAGGCTGGAGCCAACGTTCACGCCAAAAACAAG GCAGGAAACACGGCGCTCCACCTGGCGTGTCAGAACGGTCATGCTCAGAGCGCCAAGGTTCTGCTCCTGGGAGGCTCCAGACCAGACAGTAAGAACCAT gCAGGAGATACAAGTTTGCACGTGGCAGCTCGCTACAACCACGTGTCGATGATCCGCATCCTGCTGGGAGCCTTTTGCTCCGTGTCAGAGAAAAACCTG GCTGGGGACACGCCGCTCCACGTGGCAGCTGCTCTGAATCATAAGAAGACAGTacgcctgctgctggaggctggaGCAGACTGTCGCATCTGTAACACT GCAGGGCAAACTGCTTTGGACCAGGCCAGAGAGCACAACAACCCAGATGTGGCTCTTCTCCTGACCAAAGCTCCACAG gtgcAGAGTTTTGTGCGTGGCAGGAGTgccaggaagaggagagacaagCTGAAGGCAGAGGGTAGAGCCCAGTCTGTGCCTCGAGATGAGATGTTACCCTGTAAG GAAAGTGCATCTGCAGCAGACGACACCCAGAGCAGCGAGCgagctgcctgcagacaggcCGAGGTGACCGAGTCAAACACCAGGAGGGGAaagaacaggaagcagaaagaaaag CCCTCTTTGTCAGACCCTCTCCGCCGCAGAGAGACCAGACACGCTGAAGGCTTCCACAAGAAGAAAGGTAAACTGCGGGGAGCCGCACCTCTCGCCTCCATCCCTCCACACAACTATAAGGCCTACCAGCTCTACACACTGTACCGGAGCAAGGATGGCAAGATCATGCAG GCTCCTCTGAACGGCTGCCGCTGTGAACCTCTCATCAGTAAACTGGAAAACCAGCTGGAGGCCACCAAGGAGGAGATGAAGACTGAGATCCACACCGTCCAAGACCTGATGAACAGCAAGATGGGCCAGCTGGACCGCAAGAACAAACACCAG ATCCGGGCTCTGGATAAGATGACGGTGGAGAGAGtgtcagcagagaggagcgaGTGTCTGCAGAGGATCGAGCAGCGCGCCCAGCAGGAGCGGCTGGAGGCAGAGAAGAGACAG CAGGCGTCCCTGGTCAGTGAGCTGAAGAACTGGTGTCTGTCCAAACTGCAAAACATGGAGGTCCGCTTCACAGGAGACCCCAGCAGCACCAAGCTGCAgcgctcctcctctgtggccgAGGGGCTGAACCAAACCGACGGAGCCGGCCTCACGGCGCTGCCGGCCGAGCACGGGGGCAGCTCACAGTGCCTGGAGCTCCATGACAGCCCTGCCCTCCCAGAGACCACGCAGCTGGAGTCCAGCGTGGCAGAGGGCGGATCAGCCAACCACTACTTCGTGGTTCATGTGGAGAGCTCTCCAG cagccaaGAGCCCGCTGTCATCTACAGCCCCAGTGGTTCGACCAAAGGAGCGCCCGGTGATCTCTGCTGACCCCCAGAGGAAGGACCTGGACCTGCAGGTTGTGAACACACTGGAGTATGGAGCGACCGGGGGAAGGAGCCACAGAGCCAGCAGCCTGTCGCCGGCCATAGGGCGCCGCTGCAACAGCAGGACTGAATCATGGATCAGGGACAAGGAGAGAGGCCGTGAAAGAGGGAAGTATCAAAAGAAAAACTCTAGGGGCAGGACTAAGTCTAAAGGGGCCACAGGGGTCAGGACTCTGGAGGTCTTTGGAGACCAACCCAGTGAGCCCTCCTTTGCTCAAGAGAGGGACAACATGCACGCCCTGGAGGTGACCCAGTACTTCTTTGAGACAGTGTCGACACAGATGGAGCGCTGGTATGAAAGGAAGGTGCAGGAGGCTCGCTGGCAGGCCGATCAGAGAGCTCAGGCCGACAGAGCCGCTCTGATCGAGAGGATCAGCTACCTGGAGGACGAGCTGCGCATGCTGAGGACTAACAGACATGATGATTGCTAA
- the ankrd6b gene encoding ankyrin repeat domain-containing protein 6b isoform X6, giving the protein MSQQDAAEVLALSERLLIASHKGQADNVVQLINKGAKVAVTKYGRSPLHLAAYKGHIEVVRILLKAGCDLDIQDDGEQTALHRAAVVGNSDVIGALIQEGCALDRQDKDGNTALHEVSWHGFSQSVKLLVKAGANVHAKNKAGNTALHLACQNGHAQSAKVLLLGGSRPDSKNHAGDTSLHVAARYNHVSMIRILLGAFCSVSEKNLAGDTPLHVAAALNHKKTVRLLLEAGADCRICNTAGQTALDQAREHNNPDVALLLTKAPQVQSFVRGRSARKRRDKLKAEGRAQSVPRDEMLPCKESASAADDTQSSERAACRQAEVTESNTRRGKNRKQKEKPSLSDPLRRRETRHAEGFHKKKGKLRGAAPLASIPPHNYKAYQLYTLYRSKDGKIMQAPLNGCRCEPLISKLENQLEATKEEMKTEIHTVQDLMNSKMGQLDRKNKHQIRALDKMTVERVSAERSECLQRIEQRAQQERLEAEKRQQASLVSELKNWCLSKLQNMEVRFTGDPSSTKLQRSSSVAEGLNQTDGAGLTALPAEHGGSSQCLELHDSPALPETTQLESSVAEGGSANHYFVVHVESSPDCDKAHNAEVTSPAAAKSPLSSTAPVVRPKERPVISADPQRKDLDLQVVNTLEYGATGGRSHRASSLSPAIGRRCNSRTESWIRDKERGRERGKYQKKNSRGRTKSKGATGVRTLEVFGDQPSEPSFAQERDNMHALEVTQYFFETVSTQMERWYERKVQEARWQADQRAQADRAALIERISYLEDELRMLRTNRHDDC; this is encoded by the exons ATGAGCCAGCAGGATGCGGCTGAGGTCCTCGCACTCTCCGAGCGCCTCCTCATAGCTTCGCACAAGGGACAAGCCGACAATGTGGTCCAGCTCATCAACAAAGGCGCAAAAGTAGCAGTCACCAAG TATGGCAGAAGCCCCCTGCACTTGGCTGCCTACAAAGGCCACATTGAGGTTGTGCGTATCCTCCTCAAAGCTGGCTGCGACCTGGACATCCAAGATGAT GGGGAGCAGACGGCGTTACATCGCGCCGCCGTGGTGGGAAACAGCGACGTTATCGGCGCTCTCATCCAGGAGGGGTGCGCACTGGATAGACAGGACAAG GATGGCAACACTGCTCTCCATGAGGTGTCCTGGCACGGCTTCAGTCAGTCCGTCAAACTGCTGGTGAAGGCTGGAGCCAACGTTCACGCCAAAAACAAG GCAGGAAACACGGCGCTCCACCTGGCGTGTCAGAACGGTCATGCTCAGAGCGCCAAGGTTCTGCTCCTGGGAGGCTCCAGACCAGACAGTAAGAACCAT gCAGGAGATACAAGTTTGCACGTGGCAGCTCGCTACAACCACGTGTCGATGATCCGCATCCTGCTGGGAGCCTTTTGCTCCGTGTCAGAGAAAAACCTG GCTGGGGACACGCCGCTCCACGTGGCAGCTGCTCTGAATCATAAGAAGACAGTacgcctgctgctggaggctggaGCAGACTGTCGCATCTGTAACACT GCAGGGCAAACTGCTTTGGACCAGGCCAGAGAGCACAACAACCCAGATGTGGCTCTTCTCCTGACCAAAGCTCCACAG gtgcAGAGTTTTGTGCGTGGCAGGAGTgccaggaagaggagagacaagCTGAAGGCAGAGGGTAGAGCCCAGTCTGTGCCTCGAGATGAGATGTTACCCTGTAAG GAAAGTGCATCTGCAGCAGACGACACCCAGAGCAGCGAGCgagctgcctgcagacaggcCGAGGTGACCGAGTCAAACACCAGGAGGGGAaagaacaggaagcagaaagaaaag CCCTCTTTGTCAGACCCTCTCCGCCGCAGAGAGACCAGACACGCTGAAGGCTTCCACAAGAAGAAAGGTAAACTGCGGGGAGCCGCACCTCTCGCCTCCATCCCTCCACACAACTATAAGGCCTACCAGCTCTACACACTGTACCGGAGCAAGGATGGCAAGATCATGCAG GCTCCTCTGAACGGCTGCCGCTGTGAACCTCTCATCAGTAAACTGGAAAACCAGCTGGAGGCCACCAAGGAGGAGATGAAGACTGAGATCCACACCGTCCAAGACCTGATGAACAGCAAGATGGGCCAGCTGGACCGCAAGAACAAACACCAG ATCCGGGCTCTGGATAAGATGACGGTGGAGAGAGtgtcagcagagaggagcgaGTGTCTGCAGAGGATCGAGCAGCGCGCCCAGCAGGAGCGGCTGGAGGCAGAGAAGAGACAG CAGGCGTCCCTGGTCAGTGAGCTGAAGAACTGGTGTCTGTCCAAACTGCAAAACATGGAGGTCCGCTTCACAGGAGACCCCAGCAGCACCAAGCTGCAgcgctcctcctctgtggccgAGGGGCTGAACCAAACCGACGGAGCCGGCCTCACGGCGCTGCCGGCCGAGCACGGGGGCAGCTCACAGTGCCTGGAGCTCCATGACAGCCCTGCCCTCCCAGAGACCACGCAGCTGGAGTCCAGCGTGGCAGAGGGCGGATCAGCCAACCACTACTTCGTGGTTCATGTGGAGAGCTCTCCAG ATTGTGATAAGGCTCATAATGCAGAGGTCACctctcctgcagcagccaaGAGCCCGCTGTCATCTACAGCCCCAGTGGTTCGACCAAAGGAGCGCCCGGTGATCTCTGCTGACCCCCAGAGGAAGGACCTGGACCTGCAGGTTGTGAACACACTGGAGTATGGAGCGACCGGGGGAAGGAGCCACAGAGCCAGCAGCCTGTCGCCGGCCATAGGGCGCCGCTGCAACAGCAGGACTGAATCATGGATCAGGGACAAGGAGAGAGGCCGTGAAAGAGGGAAGTATCAAAAGAAAAACTCTAGGGGCAGGACTAAGTCTAAAGGGGCCACAGGGGTCAGGACTCTGGAGGTCTTTGGAGACCAACCCAGTGAGCCCTCCTTTGCTCAAGAGAGGGACAACATGCACGCCCTGGAGGTGACCCAGTACTTCTTTGAGACAGTGTCGACACAGATGGAGCGCTGGTATGAAAGGAAGGTGCAGGAGGCTCGCTGGCAGGCCGATCAGAGAGCTCAGGCCGACAGAGCCGCTCTGATCGAGAGGATCAGCTACCTGGAGGACGAGCTGCGCATGCTGAGGACTAACAGACATGATGATTGCTAA